Proteins from a genomic interval of Brucella melitensis bv. 1 str. 16M:
- a CDS encoding ABC transporter permease, with protein MDLTQAILLTIATAATPLLIAAIGELVVERSGVLNLGVEGMMLMGAVSGFAVAQITGSAWLGLVAAVLVGALFAAVFGFLTLTLVTNQVATGLALTILGVGVSALLGESFVGLPGVRLNPIYIPYLTDLPLIGRFLFGQDPIFYMSIALVIGVAWFLFRTRAGLTLRAIGDSHGSAHALGVHVVRTRYLAVLFGGACAGLAGAQLSLVYVPQWVENMTAGRGWIALALVVFASWRPWRVLVGAYLFGAVTIGQLHAQALGFGLPSQFLSALPYLATIVVLVIISRNKRLTMMNTPASLGKPFVPDR; from the coding sequence ATGGATTTGACACAGGCAATCCTTCTCACCATCGCTACCGCAGCAACACCGCTCCTGATTGCGGCCATTGGCGAACTGGTGGTGGAACGCTCCGGCGTTCTCAATCTCGGCGTCGAGGGCATGATGCTGATGGGCGCGGTTTCCGGCTTCGCCGTGGCGCAGATAACCGGCTCGGCCTGGCTCGGCCTTGTTGCCGCCGTTCTGGTCGGGGCGCTGTTTGCGGCAGTCTTCGGCTTTCTTACGCTCACCCTCGTCACCAATCAGGTGGCGACCGGCCTTGCACTCACTATTCTGGGCGTCGGCGTATCGGCATTGCTTGGAGAAAGCTTCGTCGGGCTTCCGGGCGTGCGGCTGAACCCGATCTATATTCCCTATCTGACTGATCTTCCGCTCATCGGGCGCTTTCTCTTCGGTCAGGATCCCATCTTCTATATGTCCATTGCGCTGGTTATCGGTGTGGCATGGTTCCTGTTTCGCACACGCGCGGGCCTTACCTTGCGCGCCATTGGCGATAGTCATGGCTCGGCTCATGCGCTTGGTGTGCATGTGGTGCGCACGCGCTATCTGGCGGTGCTGTTCGGCGGGGCCTGTGCCGGGCTTGCGGGCGCACAGCTCTCGCTCGTTTATGTGCCGCAATGGGTGGAAAACATGACGGCAGGGCGCGGCTGGATTGCACTTGCGCTTGTCGTCTTCGCCTCATGGCGGCCATGGCGGGTGCTGGTCGGCGCGTATCTGTTCGGCGCGGTCACAATCGGCCAGCTTCACGCGCAGGCGCTCGGCTTCGGCCTGCCATCGCAGTTTTTGTCTGCGCTGCCTTATCTTGCGACGATCGTGGTGCTGGTCATCATCTCGCGCAACAAGCGCCTGACGATGATGAATACGCCGGCTTCGCTCGGCAAGCCATTTGTTCCGGATCGATAG
- the pcsA gene encoding phosphatidylcholine synthase, with the protein MGGQKEMADSVKTKLTGKLKAKKVTAPQAKAFSVHLLTASGSFLAFLSVVAASDGRYTAMWWWLGLALFVDGIDGPIARKLEVKYVLPNWSGELLDSIIDYVTYVLIPAFALYQSGFMGTNLSFISGAIIVVSSAIYYADTGMKTKENFFKGFPVVWNMVVFTLFIVRPGEWVAFGTVVASAILSFLPINFLHPVRVVRLRPLNLTIFLLWCAFGVIALYYMLDAPLWVRIGISVTGLYIYFIGAIMQLFPSLGREAALAKARKLVEKQQKSGEAP; encoded by the coding sequence AACTGAAGGCCAAGAAAGTCACGGCCCCGCAGGCCAAGGCATTTTCCGTTCACCTTCTGACGGCTTCCGGCTCGTTTCTGGCCTTCCTTTCCGTGGTGGCGGCAAGCGACGGGCGCTATACCGCCATGTGGTGGTGGCTGGGCCTCGCGCTGTTCGTGGATGGCATAGACGGCCCCATCGCGCGTAAGCTTGAAGTCAAATATGTCCTGCCGAACTGGTCTGGCGAGCTTCTCGACAGTATTATCGACTATGTTACCTATGTGCTGATACCCGCTTTCGCGCTCTATCAAAGCGGGTTCATGGGGACGAACCTGTCCTTCATTTCCGGCGCGATCATCGTGGTTTCAAGCGCGATCTATTATGCTGATACCGGCATGAAGACCAAGGAGAACTTCTTCAAGGGTTTCCCCGTGGTCTGGAACATGGTGGTTTTCACGCTTTTCATCGTCAGGCCCGGCGAATGGGTGGCCTTCGGAACGGTCGTGGCTTCGGCGATCCTTTCCTTCCTGCCGATCAACTTCCTGCATCCGGTGCGGGTGGTGCGGCTGCGCCCGCTCAACCTCACGATTTTCCTGCTCTGGTGCGCGTTTGGCGTGATTGCCCTCTATTACATGCTGGATGCGCCGCTCTGGGTCCGTATCGGCATTTCCGTAACCGGCCTTTACATCTATTTCATCGGCGCGATCATGCAGCTTTTCCCAAGCCTTGGTCGTGAAGCTGCACTTGCCAAGGCCCGAAAACTTGTTGAAAAGCAACAGAAGAGCGGAGAAGCACCATGA
- a CDS encoding BMP family ABC transporter substrate-binding protein — MKKTLMVIATVAGFMLGGAAHAEEKLKVGFIYIGPPGDFGWTYQHDQARKELVEALGDKVETTFLENVAEGADAERSIERLARAGNKLIFTTSFGYMDPTVKVTKKFPDVKFEHATGYKTADNMSAYNARFYEGRYVQGVIAAKMSKKGIAGYIGSVPVPEVVQGINSFMLGAQSVNPDFRVKVIWVNSWFDPGKEADAAKALIDQGVDIITQHTDSTAAIQVAHDRGIKAFGQASDMIKFAPDTQLTAVVDEWGPYYIDRAKAVLDGTWKSQNIWWGMKEGLVKMAPFTNMPDDVKKLAEETEARIKSGELNPFTGPIKKQDGSEWLKAGEKADDQTLLGMNFYVAGVDDKLPQ; from the coding sequence ATGAAAAAGACCCTTATGGTAATTGCTACTGTCGCGGGCTTTATGCTCGGCGGGGCGGCACATGCAGAAGAAAAACTGAAGGTGGGCTTCATCTATATCGGCCCTCCCGGCGATTTCGGCTGGACGTACCAGCATGATCAGGCGCGCAAGGAGCTGGTCGAGGCGCTCGGCGACAAGGTTGAAACCACCTTTCTTGAAAACGTAGCCGAAGGTGCGGATGCCGAGCGCTCCATCGAACGTCTTGCCCGCGCAGGCAACAAGCTGATCTTCACAACCTCCTTCGGTTACATGGACCCGACCGTGAAGGTCACCAAGAAGTTCCCGGACGTGAAGTTTGAACATGCAACCGGCTACAAGACCGCAGACAACATGTCCGCCTATAATGCGCGCTTCTATGAAGGCCGTTATGTGCAGGGCGTGATTGCCGCAAAGATGTCGAAGAAGGGCATTGCCGGCTATATCGGCTCCGTGCCGGTGCCGGAAGTCGTGCAGGGCATCAACTCCTTCATGCTGGGCGCACAGTCCGTCAATCCTGATTTCAGGGTCAAGGTAATCTGGGTCAATTCCTGGTTCGATCCGGGCAAGGAAGCCGATGCCGCCAAGGCGCTGATTGATCAGGGCGTGGATATCATCACCCAGCACACGGATTCCACCGCCGCCATTCAGGTGGCGCACGACCGCGGCATCAAGGCGTTCGGCCAGGCTTCGGACATGATCAAGTTTGCGCCTGACACGCAGCTTACCGCTGTTGTTGACGAATGGGGTCCGTACTATATCGACCGCGCCAAGGCTGTTCTTGACGGTACGTGGAAAAGCCAGAACATCTGGTGGGGTATGAAGGAAGGCCTCGTGAAGATGGCGCCTTTCACCAATATGCCAGATGATGTGAAGAAGCTGGCGGAAGAAACCGAAGCCAGGATCAAGTCTGGTGAACTCAATCCCTTCACCGGCCCGATCAAGAAGCAAGACGGTTCGGAATGGCTGAAAGCAGGCGAAAAGGCTGATGACCAGACCCTGCTTGGCATGAATTTCTACGTTGCTGGCGTGGATGATAAGCTGCCGCAATAA
- the rimO gene encoding 30S ribosomal protein S12 methylthiotransferase RimO, with protein sequence MSAPRVSFVSLGCPKALVDSERIITGLRSEGYEISRKHDGADLVIVNTCGFLDSARDESLEAIGLALNENGKVIVTGCLGAEPDVIRERHPNVLAITGPQAYESVMNAVHEVAPPAHDPFVDLVPPQGVKLTPRHYAYLKISEGCSNRCSFCIIPALRGDLVSRPINEVLREAEKLVQAGVKEILVISQDTSAYGLDIKYQEAMWQDRTVRTKFLDLSRELGEMGVWVRMHYVYPYPHVDEVIPLMAEGKILPYLDIPFQHASPAVLKNMRRPAHQEKTSRRIQAWRETCPDLAVRSTFIVGYPGETEEDFQMLLDWLDEAKIERAGCFKYEAVKGAKANDLGLEQVPEEVKEARWHRFMAKQQQISTNLLKKKVGKRLPVIIDEANGTIGKGRTRYDAPEIDGSVHISSRRPLRVGDIVTVKIEASDAYDLHGTAV encoded by the coding sequence ATGAGCGCACCGCGCGTCAGTTTTGTTTCACTTGGCTGCCCGAAGGCGCTTGTCGATTCCGAACGCATCATCACCGGCCTCCGCTCTGAAGGCTATGAAATCTCCCGCAAACATGACGGTGCTGATCTAGTGATCGTTAATACCTGCGGCTTTCTCGATTCTGCGCGTGACGAGTCGCTGGAAGCGATCGGCCTTGCACTGAACGAGAATGGCAAGGTGATCGTCACCGGCTGTCTTGGCGCAGAGCCGGACGTTATCCGCGAGCGGCATCCGAATGTGCTCGCCATCACCGGCCCGCAAGCCTATGAAAGCGTGATGAATGCGGTGCACGAGGTTGCCCCGCCCGCCCATGACCCATTTGTCGATCTTGTGCCGCCGCAGGGCGTGAAGCTCACCCCGCGCCATTATGCCTATCTGAAGATTTCCGAAGGCTGCTCCAACCGTTGTTCCTTCTGCATCATTCCGGCACTGCGCGGCGATCTGGTCTCGCGTCCGATCAACGAAGTGCTGCGCGAAGCTGAAAAACTGGTTCAGGCGGGTGTGAAGGAAATTCTCGTCATCTCGCAGGATACGAGCGCCTATGGCCTCGATATCAAGTATCAGGAAGCCATGTGGCAGGACCGCACGGTGCGTACGAAGTTTCTCGACCTCTCGCGGGAACTGGGCGAGATGGGCGTTTGGGTGCGGATGCATTACGTCTATCCCTACCCTCACGTCGATGAAGTCATTCCGCTGATGGCCGAGGGCAAGATCCTGCCTTATCTGGATATTCCCTTCCAGCATGCGTCGCCCGCGGTTCTGAAGAACATGCGTCGGCCTGCGCATCAGGAAAAAACCTCGCGCCGCATTCAGGCCTGGCGCGAAACCTGCCCCGATCTTGCCGTGCGTTCCACCTTCATCGTCGGCTATCCGGGTGAAACGGAAGAAGATTTCCAGATGCTCCTCGATTGGCTGGATGAAGCCAAGATCGAGCGTGCCGGTTGCTTTAAATATGAGGCGGTCAAGGGCGCGAAGGCTAATGATCTTGGCCTTGAACAGGTGCCGGAAGAGGTGAAGGAAGCCCGCTGGCATCGCTTCATGGCAAAGCAGCAACAGATTTCAACCAACCTCTTGAAAAAGAAGGTTGGCAAGCGTCTGCCGGTCATCATCGATGAAGCCAACGGCACCATTGGCAAGGGCCGCACCCGCTACGACGCGCCGGAAATTGATGGCAGCGTTCATATCAGCTCGCGCCGCCCGCTGCGCGTGGGCGATATTGTGACGGTGAAGATCGAAGCAAGTGATGCCTACGATCTGCACGGCACTGCTGTCTGA
- a CDS encoding antibiotic biosynthesis monooxygenase family protein, with the protein MFIAMNRFKVRIGSETDFETVWKNRDSQLSDVPGFESFHLLRGATNEDEGYTLYASHTVWRSQEDFIGWTRSEQFRHAHRNAGENKPLYLGPPQFEGFTAVLGQ; encoded by the coding sequence ATGTTCATTGCAATGAATCGCTTCAAGGTTCGCATCGGTAGCGAAACCGATTTTGAGACCGTCTGGAAGAACCGTGACTCCCAGCTCTCCGATGTGCCGGGTTTCGAGAGTTTCCATCTTCTGCGTGGTGCAACCAACGAAGATGAGGGCTATACGCTCTATGCATCCCACACAGTCTGGCGCAGCCAGGAGGATTTCATTGGCTGGACCAGGTCCGAACAGTTTCGCCATGCGCATCGCAACGCCGGGGAAAACAAGCCGCTATATCTTGGGCCGCCCCAGTTTGAAGGTTTCACTGCCGTTCTCGGCCAATAG
- the rirA gene encoding iron-responsive transcriptional regulator RirA: MRLTRQTNYAIRMLMYCAANDGKLSRIPEIARAYNVSELFLFKILQPLVEHGLVETVRGRNGGVRLGRASQDISLFDVVRVTEENFSMAECFENDASECPLVDSCGLNAALREALNAFFAVLMKYSIADLVKARPNVRLLLGLDEMEAPRIAS; this comes from the coding sequence ATGCGTCTTACCCGTCAGACGAATTATGCCATTCGGATGCTCATGTATTGTGCTGCCAATGACGGCAAGCTGAGCCGCATTCCTGAAATCGCCCGGGCTTATAATGTTTCGGAGCTGTTTCTATTCAAGATTTTGCAGCCGCTCGTTGAACACGGATTGGTGGAAACGGTGCGGGGCCGCAATGGCGGTGTGCGCCTTGGGCGCGCGTCCCAGGATATTTCACTGTTCGATGTGGTGCGCGTGACGGAAGAAAACTTCTCCATGGCGGAATGCTTCGAGAACGATGCAAGCGAATGTCCGTTGGTGGATAGCTGTGGCCTGAATGCGGCCTTGCGCGAAGCACTCAATGCCTTCTTTGCCGTATTGATGAAGTACAGCATCGCAGATCTGGTCAAGGCGCGCCCGAATGTACGTTTGCTGCTCGGCCTTGATGAAATGGAAGCGCCGCGGATCGCCAGCTGA
- a CDS encoding ABC transporter ATP-binding protein, with amino-acid sequence MSARSTDRPLLDVRRLTKVFGQLRACDGVDLTIAEGEIHALLGENGAGKSTFVKMLFGALQPLEGQIVWKGQGVAIHEPAAARKLGIGMVFQHFSLFDSLTAAENIALSLDRSLPLAEVARRAREVGRTYGLPVDPQAHVGDLSVGERQRIEIVRCLLQQPDLIILDEPTSVLTPQEADRLFETLERLRAEGKSILYISHRLEEVKRLCDRATVLRHGKVVGHCDPRKETAASLARMMVGNDIDVVARSTIAANGAGEPLFEIRAMSQPPRGPFSTALKDISLCVAAGEVVGIAGVAGNGQGEFFEAISGEVLQAGASVVRIGGKDAGRLGISERRMMGAAFVPEERLGHGAVPGMTLTDNLFLSRYKTDARAFLRGGKLKLIAESALRSATKRIIERMDVRKSAENPAASALSGGNLQKFIIGREFDRAPSVMVVNQPTWGVDAGAAAHIRQALVDLARSGSAVLVISQDLDELLEISDRIAVMNHGRLSDPIPIADVTLEKIGLLMGGMAGETQAGAA; translated from the coding sequence ATGTCAGCGCGCTCAACCGACCGGCCTCTTCTGGATGTCCGCCGGCTCACGAAAGTTTTTGGTCAGCTCAGAGCTTGCGATGGGGTCGATCTCACCATTGCCGAGGGTGAAATCCATGCGCTTCTGGGTGAAAACGGCGCGGGCAAATCCACTTTCGTCAAAATGCTGTTTGGCGCCTTGCAGCCGCTTGAAGGCCAGATTGTCTGGAAGGGGCAAGGTGTTGCCATCCATGAACCTGCTGCGGCAAGAAAGCTCGGCATTGGCATGGTTTTCCAGCATTTTTCGCTTTTCGATTCCCTGACGGCGGCTGAAAATATCGCACTTTCGCTGGATCGTTCGCTGCCTTTGGCCGAAGTCGCCAGGCGTGCGCGTGAAGTGGGCAGGACCTACGGTCTGCCGGTCGATCCGCAGGCCCATGTCGGCGATCTTTCGGTGGGGGAGCGTCAGCGCATCGAAATCGTACGCTGTCTCCTCCAGCAACCTGACCTCATCATTCTCGATGAGCCGACATCGGTGCTGACGCCGCAGGAAGCCGACAGGCTTTTTGAAACGCTGGAGCGTTTGAGGGCTGAGGGCAAATCCATCCTTTATATCAGCCACCGGCTGGAAGAGGTGAAGCGCCTTTGCGACCGCGCCACTGTGCTTCGCCATGGCAAGGTGGTCGGCCATTGCGACCCGCGCAAGGAAACGGCGGCCTCGCTCGCCCGCATGATGGTGGGCAACGACATTGATGTCGTCGCACGCTCGACCATTGCCGCGAATGGAGCGGGCGAGCCGCTTTTTGAAATCAGGGCCATGTCGCAGCCGCCGCGCGGGCCATTTTCCACCGCGTTGAAGGATATTTCGCTTTGCGTGGCTGCGGGTGAAGTGGTGGGCATTGCCGGTGTGGCGGGCAACGGGCAGGGTGAGTTCTTTGAAGCCATTTCCGGTGAGGTGCTGCAAGCGGGCGCATCGGTGGTGCGCATTGGCGGCAAGGATGCGGGCAGGCTTGGCATCAGCGAGCGGCGCATGATGGGGGCTGCCTTCGTGCCGGAAGAACGGCTCGGCCATGGTGCGGTGCCCGGCATGACACTCACCGACAATCTGTTTCTCTCGCGCTACAAGACCGATGCACGGGCATTTCTGCGTGGCGGCAAGCTGAAACTCATTGCCGAAAGCGCATTGCGTTCCGCCACAAAGCGGATCATCGAGCGGATGGATGTACGCAAAAGTGCGGAAAACCCAGCAGCATCAGCCCTTTCCGGCGGTAATCTGCAAAAGTTCATTATCGGGCGTGAGTTTGATCGCGCGCCATCCGTAATGGTTGTCAACCAGCCGACATGGGGCGTGGATGCGGGCGCTGCGGCCCATATTCGTCAGGCGCTTGTCGACCTTGCCCGTTCCGGCTCCGCCGTTCTTGTCATCAGTCAGGATCTCGATGAGCTTCTCGAAATCAGCGACCGTATCGCCGTCATGAACCATGGTCGCCTCTCCGATCCCATACCCATTGCCGATGTGACGCTCGAAAAGATCGGGCTTCTCATGGGCGGCATGGCGGGCGAAACACAGGCTGGAGCGGCATGA
- a CDS encoding (2Fe-2S)-binding protein, whose product MLVCSCNIITEKEIEDTIIELLDEDCWQLIVPGAVYNAMNQRGRCCGCFPNVVETIIRVTEEYYLRRNQMDENVIQFMDRVRSLRDKFGSSWNERRTKGHRAA is encoded by the coding sequence ATGCTAGTCTGTAGCTGCAACATTATTACCGAAAAAGAGATTGAAGACACCATCATCGAGCTTCTCGATGAAGATTGCTGGCAACTTATTGTGCCGGGCGCTGTCTATAATGCCATGAATCAACGCGGCCGTTGCTGTGGCTGCTTCCCAAATGTCGTAGAAACCATCATAAGGGTGACTGAAGAATACTATCTTCGTCGCAACCAAATGGACGAAAACGTTATCCAGTTCATGGATCGTGTGCGTTCTCTACGAGATAAATTCGGGAGTTCATGGAATGAAAGGCGAACCAAAGGTCATCGAGCGGCTTAA
- the bfr gene encoding bacterioferritin: MKGEPKVIERLNDALFLELGAVNQYWLHYRLLNDWGYTRLAKKEREESIEEMHHADKLINRIIFFEGFPNLQTVSPLRIGQNVKEVLEADLKGEYDARASYKESREICDKLGDYVSKQLFDELLADEEGHIDFLETQLDLLAKIGEERYGQLNAAPADEAE, translated from the coding sequence ATGAAAGGCGAACCAAAGGTCATCGAGCGGCTTAACGATGCACTGTTTCTTGAGCTCGGTGCGGTAAACCAGTATTGGCTGCACTACCGTCTTCTCAACGATTGGGGTTACACGCGCCTTGCAAAGAAGGAACGCGAGGAATCCATCGAGGAAATGCATCACGCCGACAAGCTGATTAATCGCATTATCTTCTTTGAAGGCTTTCCGAACCTCCAGACCGTTTCGCCGTTGCGCATTGGCCAGAATGTGAAGGAAGTTCTCGAAGCTGACCTCAAGGGTGAATATGACGCTCGCGCTTCGTATAAGGAATCGCGCGAAATCTGCGACAAGCTCGGCGACTATGTGTCGAAGCAGCTTTTCGACGAACTTCTGGCCGATGAAGAAGGCCATATCGACTTCCTTGAAACCCAGCTCGACCTTCTCGCCAAGATCGGCGAAGAACGCTATGGCCAGCTTAACGCGGCGCCCGCCGACGAAGCTGAGTAA